One genomic window of Cannabis sativa cultivar Pink pepper isolate KNU-18-1 chromosome 2, ASM2916894v1, whole genome shotgun sequence includes the following:
- the LOC115719862 gene encoding uncharacterized protein LOC115719862 codes for MTKRISLWDKLSALGHLKDPWIVFGDFNAMFSYGDRSGGRQWLDVFPKIVVMNKWDAISDHSYCIIKHVEAGNLGTIPFRFCNYWMNREGYKEAVLCCWNNQTSSKGLKGIVQKLLRTKHVLKRFHRDNQGDIIGTYKAAKEEFNTAKGNVAANPSNQSLQVVEKSTQQVYISAKKDYTSYMQQHAKLNWMKFGDENSSFFHASLKKRRQENRILSYCSNEEVIEDYPKVIEHFLNHFKNFMGKGSSATRRLDQTILARGKILDI; via the exons ATGACAAAAAGAATTTCACTGTGGGACAAGCTCTCGGCTCTTGGTCATCTAAAAGATCCCTGGATTGTTTTTGGGGATTTTAATGCTATGTTTAGCTATGGAGATAGAAGTGGAGGTCGTCAG TGGCTAGATGTTTTTCCAAAAATAGTTGTTATGAATAAATGGGATGCTATCTCAGATCATAGCTATTGTATAATAAAACATGTGGAGGCTGGGAACTTAGGGACCATTCCCTTCAGATTTTGTAATTACTGGATGAACAGAGAAGGGTATAAAGAGGCTGTTCTTTGCTGCTGGAATAATCAGACTAGTAGCAAGGGTCTCAAAGGTATTGTTCAAAAGTTGTTGAGAACCAAGCATGTGCTGAAGAGATTTCACAGAGACAATCAGGGAGACATAATTGGCACTTACAAAGCGGCTAAAGAGGAATTCAACACTGCTAAAGGGAATGTGGCAGCAAACCCGAGTAACCAAAGTCTTCAAGTTGTTGAGAAAAGCACTCAACAAGTGtatatttcagccaaaaagGATTATACTAGCTATATGCAGCAACATGCAAAGTTAAATTGGATGAAATTTGGCGATGAGAATTCAAGCTTCTTTCATGCCTCTTTGAAAAAAAGAAGACAAGAAAATAGGATATTATCCTACTGCAGCAACGAAGAAGTAATAGAAGACTACCCGAAGGTTATTGAGCACTTCCTAaaccattttaaaaattttatgggGAAAGGGAGTTCAGCTACCAGAAGATTAGATCAGACAATTCTTGCTCGGGGTAAGATCCTTGACATCTAG
- the LOC115719863 gene encoding uncharacterized protein LOC115719863: MNGRLQGSFKGEKGCRQGDPISPLIFVLVMDYLTRILNFHPGKVSFGFHPLCKQLKLVNLCFADDLVIFCKGNEKSVRFIHEAFSLFCDTTGLKANMNKSAIYFGGVNEATKRAILNLVNMEEGSFRLKYLGVKLCPTKWKTLDCGCILDKVSSWYFKKILRLRDIINRDALLGVAEGLQALEGLVFEDDEELAGKGDKRCHDCYSVFLMAE, encoded by the exons ATGAATGGAAGACTCCAAGGTTCTTTTAAAGGTGAAAAAGGTTGTCGCCAAGGAGACCCTATTTCTCCGCTAATTTTTGTTCTTGTTATGGATTACTTGACCAGaatcctgaactttcatcctgGAAAAGTTAGCTTCGGTTTTCATCCTCTCTGCAAACAGCTTAAGCTTGTCAACTTATGTTTTGCGGATGACCTTGTGATCTTTTGTAAGGGCAATGAAAAATCTGTGAGATTTATTCATGAAGCTTTCTCATTATTTTGTGACACAACAGGTCTAAAAGCTAATATGAATAAGTCTGCTATCTACTTTGGAGGAGTCAATGAAGCTACTAAAAGGGCCATTCTGAACTTGGTGAATATGGAAGAAGGCTCTTTCCGTCTCAAATATCTGGGAGTGAAGCTTTGTCCTACAAAATGGAAGACTTTGGATTGTGGTTGCATTTTGGATAAG GTTAGCAGCTGGTACTTCAAGAAAATCTTGAGACTCAGGGACATCATTAACCGAGATGCTCTCTTGGGGGTGG CCGAGGGACTTCAAGCATTGGAAGGACTGGTGTTCGAAGACGATGAAGAACTTGCTGGAAAGGGTGATAAACGCTGTCATGACTGCTACAGTGTATTTCTTATGGCAGAATAG